From a single Vibrio toranzoniae genomic region:
- the mgtE gene encoding magnesium transporter, whose translation MAEQLEFDQAHQTLQEVSEALENGRFVHVRRQLQDMEPEDIAHLLEASPRKSRDVLWQLTDPEDFGEILDELNEDVKDALVSKMAPETLAEATEGMETDDVAYVLRSLPDDVSREVLSQMDSVDRALVETALSYPENSAGALMNTDVITIRGDVDVDVVLRYLRMRGELPDATDTLYVIDEEERLIGNLSLTTLITTQPDVAVSEVMEDADEAIAVETSASDIASLFERRNWVSAPVVDSNQHLVGRITIDDVVDVIREDAEHSMMSMAGMDDDEDTFAPVVKSARRRSVWLGANVLAALAAASVSNMFEATLDQMAAIAVLMTIVPSMGGVAGNQTVALVIRGLALGHIGDSNKRELLLKEAAIGFLNGILWAVIIGGIVVAWKGNWVLGGIISAAMMTNLLVAGIAGVTIPVMLKKMNIDPALAGGMALTTVTDVIGLSVFLGLATILI comes from the coding sequence ATGGCAGAGCAATTAGAATTTGACCAAGCTCACCAAACCCTCCAAGAAGTCAGCGAAGCCCTAGAAAATGGGCGATTTGTTCACGTACGCCGACAACTTCAGGACATGGAGCCTGAAGATATTGCACACCTTTTAGAAGCCTCCCCTCGCAAAAGTCGTGATGTACTCTGGCAACTCACCGATCCTGAAGACTTCGGTGAAATTCTTGATGAATTAAACGAAGACGTCAAAGATGCTCTTGTGTCAAAAATGGCACCAGAAACGTTGGCAGAAGCAACCGAAGGCATGGAGACCGATGACGTCGCGTACGTACTTCGAAGCCTACCCGACGATGTTTCTCGCGAAGTCCTTTCTCAGATGGACTCCGTTGACCGTGCTTTGGTTGAGACAGCACTATCATACCCAGAAAATTCTGCGGGTGCGTTAATGAATACCGACGTGATCACGATTCGTGGTGACGTCGATGTTGATGTTGTTTTGCGTTATCTACGTATGCGTGGTGAACTTCCGGACGCTACCGATACTTTATATGTCATCGATGAAGAAGAGCGTTTGATTGGTAACTTATCATTAACGACCCTGATCACAACACAACCGGATGTTGCAGTCTCTGAGGTGATGGAAGATGCAGACGAAGCTATCGCCGTTGAAACCAGCGCTTCCGATATTGCGAGCCTGTTTGAACGTCGTAACTGGGTTTCTGCCCCTGTAGTCGATAGTAACCAGCACCTTGTGGGTCGTATCACCATCGATGACGTGGTTGATGTCATCCGTGAAGATGCTGAACACTCAATGATGAGTATGGCGGGTATGGACGATGACGAAGATACCTTCGCACCGGTCGTAAAATCCGCTCGTCGTCGTAGCGTCTGGCTTGGGGCCAACGTACTTGCAGCACTGGCAGCGGCTTCAGTATCGAACATGTTTGAAGCAACGCTCGACCAAATGGCCGCAATTGCCGTACTGATGACTATCGTGCCTTCAATGGGCGGGGTTGCCGGTAACCAAACCGTTGCGCTAGTGATTCGTGGTTTAGCGCTCGGTCATATTGGTGATAGTAACAAGCGTGAATTGCTACTTAAAGAAGCGGCTATCGGCTTCCTAAACGGCATTCTATGGGCCGTTATCATTGGTGGTATCGTAGTAGCCTGGAAGGGTAACTGGGTACTGGGTGGCATCATCTCCGCTGCGATGATGACCAACTTACTTGTCGCTGGTATTGCCGGTGTAACCATACCGGTGATGTTGAAGAAAATGAACATCGACCCTGCATTGGCAGGTGGTATGGCACTCACCACAGTAACGGATGTTATTGGCCTATCGGTATTCTTAGGCTTAGCGACCATACTGATCTAG
- the lptB gene encoding LPS export ABC transporter ATP-binding protein: MAVLKAKNLAKTYSKRKVVTDVSLQVESGQIVGLLGPNGAGKTTSFYMIVGLVARDEGTISIDDRDISILPMHSRSRLGIGYLPQEASIFRKLSVENNIMAVLQTRDEMTNEQRQDKLEDLLEEFHIQHIRTSNGMALSGGERRRVEIARALAANPQFILLDEPFAGVDPISVIDIKKIIVHLRDRGLGVLITDHNVRETLDVCEKAYIVSQGHLIAEGTPEDVLNNEQVKQVYLGEQFRL, encoded by the coding sequence ATGGCTGTTCTAAAAGCAAAAAACCTAGCGAAAACATACAGCAAACGTAAGGTAGTAACCGACGTTAGCTTGCAGGTGGAGTCAGGTCAGATCGTTGGCCTGCTTGGACCGAACGGTGCAGGTAAAACCACGTCGTTCTATATGATAGTTGGTCTGGTTGCTCGTGATGAAGGCACCATCAGCATTGATGACCGAGACATCAGTATCTTGCCAATGCACAGTCGATCTCGCCTTGGTATCGGATACCTACCTCAAGAAGCATCGATTTTCCGCAAGTTGTCTGTAGAGAACAACATCATGGCGGTTTTACAAACCCGTGATGAGATGACCAACGAACAGCGTCAAGATAAGCTAGAAGACCTGCTAGAAGAGTTCCACATTCAACATATTCGCACCAGTAATGGTATGGCTCTGTCGGGTGGTGAACGTCGTCGAGTTGAGATTGCTCGTGCACTAGCAGCAAACCCGCAGTTCATTCTATTGGATGAACCGTTCGCTGGTGTTGACCCGATCTCGGTTATCGATATCAAGAAAATCATTGTTCACCTACGCGATCGTGGCTTGGGCGTTTTGATTACTGACCACAACGTTCGTGAAACATTAGACGTATGTGAAAAAGCTTACATCGTAAGCCAAGGACACCTGATCGCTGAGGGAACTCCTGAAGATGTTCTCAATAACGAACAAGTTAAACAAGTTTATCTAGGCGAACAATTCCGTCTATGA
- the yjgA gene encoding ribosome biogenesis factor YjgA, whose protein sequence is MARKNQKAPWEPEEEIIWVSKTEMKTDMDALQKLGEELVGLKPSVLDKFPLSEDLAQAIKDAQRFKNEAKRRQLQYIGKVMRSVDPEPIQAALDKVRNKHSQATAELHKLEQLRDRVVAEGDTAISDVMEMYPEADRQRLRQLARQANKEKSANKPAKASREIFQILKELKLGD, encoded by the coding sequence ATGGCTCGCAAAAACCAAAAAGCCCCATGGGAACCAGAAGAAGAAATCATCTGGGTAAGTAAGACAGAAATGAAAACCGACATGGATGCCCTGCAAAAGCTGGGAGAAGAGCTTGTTGGTTTAAAGCCTTCTGTATTAGACAAGTTTCCTCTGTCTGAAGATTTGGCACAAGCGATAAAAGATGCACAACGCTTTAAAAATGAAGCGAAGCGTCGTCAACTTCAATACATTGGTAAAGTAATGCGTAGTGTCGATCCTGAGCCAATTCAAGCGGCTTTGGATAAAGTACGTAACAAGCACTCACAAGCAACCGCTGAGCTACATAAGCTTGAGCAACTGCGTGACCGTGTTGTAGCTGAAGGCGATACTGCCATTTCAGACGTTATGGAGATGTACCCTGAAGCAGACCGTCAACGTCTTCGTCAGCTAGCGCGCCAAGCTAACAAAGAAAAATCAGCGAACAAGCCAGCCAAGGCTTCTCGTGAAATTTTTCAAATCTTAAAAGAGCTAAAGCTAGGCGACTAA
- the lptA gene encoding lipopolysaccharide transport periplasmic protein LptA codes for MKLLHLSLFALTLAAPNVYALSSDSEQPVYIDSDSQQLDMKSNQVTFLGDVNLKQGSININADKIIVTRNAVNGEIEEIQGFGKPATFSQLTDDGKTLYGEADDLHYQLVADRLIMTKNAMLSQDGSIIRGSKITYQIGSQKLVADSGENKRVSTVLQPTEVNK; via the coding sequence ATGAAACTCTTACACCTTAGTTTATTCGCTTTGACCCTTGCGGCACCTAATGTCTATGCCCTTTCTTCGGATAGCGAGCAGCCTGTCTACATTGACTCAGACAGCCAGCAACTGGATATGAAAAGTAATCAAGTGACGTTCCTTGGTGATGTAAACCTTAAGCAAGGTAGCATCAACATCAATGCCGATAAGATCATTGTTACCCGTAATGCCGTAAACGGTGAGATTGAAGAAATTCAAGGTTTCGGTAAGCCAGCAACCTTCTCTCAACTTACTGACGACGGGAAAACACTCTACGGTGAAGCTGACGATTTACATTACCAGCTTGTTGCTGACCGATTGATCATGACCAAGAATGCAATGCTATCTCAAGATGGCAGCATTATTCGTGGTTCTAAGATCACTTACCAGATCGGCTCTCAGAAATTAGTCGCTGACAGTGGTGAGAACAAACGTGTGTCAACGGTTTTACAACCAACGGAAGTGAATAAGTAA
- the hpf gene encoding ribosome hibernation promoting factor gives MQINIQGHHVDLTDSMQDYVHTKLDKLERFFDHINSVQVVLRVEKVDQIAEATLHVNQGEIHATATDENMYAAIDSLVDKLVRQLNKHKEKLSSH, from the coding sequence ATGCAAATCAATATTCAAGGCCATCACGTTGATCTTACCGATTCAATGCAAGACTATGTTCACACTAAATTAGACAAACTTGAGCGCTTTTTTGATCATATCAATAGCGTCCAGGTTGTATTACGAGTTGAGAAAGTTGATCAAATTGCAGAAGCGACTCTTCATGTTAATCAAGGAGAAATCCATGCAACAGCAACAGATGAAAATATGTATGCTGCGATTGATTCATTAGTTGATAAACTAGTCCGTCAACTCAACAAGCACAAAGAAAAGCTAAGTAGCCACTAA
- the pmbA gene encoding metalloprotease PmbA, whose translation MDVKQQVAQQRVELEAAVAKALDMASVSADAAEVAITKSTGLSVSTRMCEVENVEFNSDGALGITVYRGQKKGSASTSDLSEKAIAQTVAAALDIAQYTSEDPFSGPAAKEYMVKDIPDLDLFHPDEPNPDYAAEIAIAAEKQALAYSDKIKQSDGASYDSHYGVKVYGNSHGLLASYASSRHSTSCCVIGQGANGEMERDYSYTVARHRDELWTPERVGQEAAEKTISRLDAKKLSTGQYPIMFANDVATGLIGHLVMAISGGNLYRKSSFLLDHLGQKILPGWFNISERPHILRGLASSPFDSEGVYTQDREIITDGVLATYLLTSYAARKMDMTPTGHAGGIHNWFVKSTGQNFEQMLKELGTGFLVTEVMGQGVNTVTGDYSRGAAGFWVENGEIQYPVSEVTIAGNLKDMFNQIVAVGNDVETRSQIQTGSILLESMKVAGE comes from the coding sequence ATGGATGTAAAACAGCAAGTCGCTCAGCAAAGAGTTGAGCTAGAAGCCGCAGTAGCAAAAGCATTGGACATGGCCTCTGTGAGTGCCGACGCCGCTGAAGTTGCTATTACTAAGTCAACGGGTTTAAGTGTTTCAACACGTATGTGTGAAGTGGAAAACGTTGAATTTAATAGTGATGGTGCGCTAGGTATTACTGTTTACCGTGGCCAGAAAAAAGGCAGCGCATCTACATCCGATCTAAGTGAAAAGGCGATTGCTCAAACGGTAGCGGCTGCGCTTGATATCGCTCAGTACACGTCTGAAGACCCATTTTCAGGTCCTGCGGCAAAAGAGTACATGGTAAAAGACATTCCAGACTTGGATCTTTTCCACCCTGATGAACCTAACCCAGACTATGCCGCTGAGATTGCGATTGCTGCTGAGAAGCAAGCGCTAGCTTATAGCGACAAAATCAAACAAAGTGATGGCGCGAGCTACGACAGCCATTACGGCGTTAAAGTGTACGGTAACAGCCATGGCTTACTAGCCAGCTACGCTTCAAGCCGCCATAGCACGAGCTGCTGTGTGATTGGACAAGGCGCTAACGGTGAAATGGAACGCGACTACAGCTATACCGTTGCTCGTCACCGTGACGAGCTGTGGACGCCTGAGCGTGTAGGCCAAGAGGCTGCAGAAAAGACTATCAGCCGTTTGGATGCGAAAAAGCTATCAACAGGCCAATACCCAATTATGTTCGCTAACGATGTTGCCACAGGTCTAATTGGTCACCTTGTGATGGCGATCAGTGGCGGAAACCTTTACCGTAAGTCGTCGTTCTTACTGGATCATCTAGGTCAGAAAATTTTGCCAGGTTGGTTCAATATCTCTGAGCGTCCACATATCTTACGAGGTTTGGCTTCAAGCCCGTTCGACAGTGAAGGTGTTTACACTCAAGATCGTGAGATCATCACTGATGGTGTGTTAGCAACTTACCTACTAACGAGCTATGCCGCGCGTAAGATGGATATGACACCAACCGGCCATGCTGGTGGTATTCATAACTGGTTCGTTAAATCGACCGGTCAAAACTTTGAGCAGATGCTGAAAGAATTGGGCACAGGTTTCCTTGTTACTGAAGTAATGGGACAAGGTGTAAACACAGTGACAGGTGATTACTCTCGTGGTGCTGCAGGTTTCTGGGTTGAGAACGGAGAGATCCAATACCCAGTATCGGAAGTGACGATTGCAGGTAATCTAAAAGACATGTTTAATCAGATCGTGGCAGTCGGTAACGATGTTGAAACGCGTTCACAGATTCAAACGGGTTCTATCTTGCTTGAGTCGATGAAAGTCGCAGGCGAGTAA
- the thiQ gene encoding thiamine ABC transporter ATP-binding protein, producing MLVMKEVDYHYHQELFSFDFQAEQGDIVALMGPSGAGKSTLLALVAGFIEPTSGEISVAGQSLIGKEAHQRPLAMLFQEHNLFAHLTVRENIGLGLHPGLKLTATQKLDVEQAAAQVGVAEYLDRLPEHLSGGQRQRVALARCFVQPHDIWLLDEPFSALDPLLREEMLNLVRRLAAERSITVLMVTHHLGDARSIANKFVFVALGKVLVADSIETLTADHPQQELSSFVKAGE from the coding sequence ATGTTAGTGATGAAAGAAGTGGATTACCACTATCACCAAGAGTTGTTTAGTTTTGATTTCCAAGCAGAACAGGGTGATATTGTTGCTTTGATGGGGCCTAGTGGTGCGGGTAAATCAACGCTACTCGCATTGGTTGCTGGGTTTATTGAGCCGACATCGGGTGAGATCTCGGTAGCAGGACAATCGCTGATTGGCAAAGAAGCGCATCAGCGTCCATTGGCGATGTTGTTCCAAGAGCACAATCTATTTGCTCACCTCACGGTGCGTGAAAATATTGGCTTAGGCTTGCATCCGGGGTTAAAGCTTACCGCAACCCAAAAGCTCGATGTTGAGCAAGCCGCTGCACAAGTCGGTGTTGCAGAGTATTTAGATAGGCTGCCTGAACATTTATCTGGTGGCCAACGTCAGCGTGTCGCACTGGCGCGTTGTTTTGTTCAACCACACGACATTTGGCTGCTTGATGAACCTTTTTCGGCGCTTGACCCTTTGCTTCGTGAGGAAATGCTTAACCTTGTTAGGCGATTAGCAGCAGAGCGAAGCATTACGGTGTTGATGGTGACTCACCATTTAGGGGATGCACGCAGTATTGCCAATAAGTTTGTATTTGTGGCATTAGGTAAAGTGTTGGTTGCAGACTCGATAGAGACACTGACGGCTGATCATCCACAGCAAGAGCTAAGCTCGTTTGTTAAAGCGGGTGAGTGA
- the thiP gene encoding thiamine/thiamine pyrophosphate ABC transporter permease ThiP, with translation MIKKTPKVGVWVAILITAFVVSAVGALLSNAPSLDISQVWSDPYYWHVTKFSFYQATLSTLLSVGFAIPIAHALCRRQFFGRALLLRLFASTLVLPVLVGVFGLLAIYGNSGWLAKFLANFDIELPFSIYGLNGILLAHVFFNLPYASRLLLQALDTVPTEQHKLCAHLGMSHWNKFKWVEWPRLRQQLPHVCGLVFMLCFTSFATVMALGGGPKSTTIELAIYQAIKFDFDLQAGALLAIWQMLLCGVLAVSIQRLSKPISVTASQLSEEKYLVKDSWWSKAWDSFWIIVVSMLVLPPLAMVIFSGINSQALIVLSSEPFWAALMTSVRVASLASIIAVGIGIAILLTSRAWRLQNKNFRADKIELIGTIILVTPGLVISTGLFLLLRSFTDVFSLAFFIVIAVNSLMALPYVIKTLAQPMLHLSQQYQYVCASLGMTGFTRFRLVEWRALRKPMAQAFSISFMLAMGDLSAIALFGSHDFRTLPLYLFQLLGSYQMEAAAVVSVSLLLLSVGIFSLIEFLFTRSSKLKS, from the coding sequence ATGATAAAGAAAACACCTAAGGTCGGGGTTTGGGTTGCGATACTCATTACCGCCTTCGTGGTTTCAGCAGTTGGGGCATTGCTTAGCAATGCCCCTTCTCTTGATATCAGCCAAGTATGGTCCGATCCTTACTATTGGCATGTAACGAAATTCAGCTTTTATCAAGCGACACTCTCAACTTTGCTGAGTGTTGGCTTTGCCATACCTATTGCACACGCTCTGTGTCGCAGACAGTTTTTTGGGCGCGCTTTGTTGTTAAGGCTGTTCGCGTCGACCTTAGTTCTACCTGTGTTGGTCGGTGTATTTGGCTTGCTGGCGATTTACGGCAACAGTGGTTGGTTAGCTAAATTCTTGGCGAACTTCGACATTGAGCTACCATTCTCGATTTATGGCTTGAATGGTATTTTGTTGGCGCACGTTTTCTTCAACCTGCCTTATGCCAGTCGTTTACTTTTGCAAGCGTTAGATACTGTGCCTACCGAGCAGCATAAACTGTGTGCCCACTTAGGCATGAGTCATTGGAATAAATTTAAATGGGTTGAATGGCCGAGGCTCAGACAGCAATTGCCGCATGTGTGTGGCTTGGTCTTCATGTTGTGCTTCACCAGCTTTGCTACCGTGATGGCGTTGGGTGGTGGTCCGAAATCAACCACCATTGAGCTAGCCATCTATCAAGCAATCAAATTCGACTTTGACCTACAAGCTGGCGCGCTACTCGCAATATGGCAAATGCTGCTGTGTGGTGTCTTAGCGGTGAGTATTCAGCGCTTGTCTAAACCTATCTCCGTAACAGCCAGCCAACTGTCGGAAGAGAAATATCTGGTTAAGGACAGCTGGTGGTCAAAAGCTTGGGATAGCTTTTGGATCATCGTAGTCTCAATGCTGGTATTGCCGCCACTAGCCATGGTCATATTCAGTGGCATTAATTCACAAGCTTTGATAGTGCTGAGCAGTGAGCCGTTCTGGGCTGCGTTAATGACCTCAGTTCGTGTCGCTTCCCTCGCAAGCATTATCGCCGTTGGTATTGGTATTGCGATACTCCTGACCAGTCGCGCATGGCGTTTGCAGAACAAGAATTTTCGAGCCGATAAAATCGAACTGATTGGTACTATTATTTTAGTGACGCCGGGCTTAGTGATTAGTACTGGTCTCTTTTTATTACTGCGTTCCTTTACTGATGTGTTCAGCTTGGCGTTCTTTATTGTGATTGCAGTAAACAGTTTGATGGCGCTGCCTTATGTGATTAAAACCTTGGCTCAACCTATGCTGCATCTTTCTCAGCAGTATCAGTATGTGTGTGCAAGTTTAGGAATGACAGGATTCACTCGCTTTAGGCTGGTGGAATGGCGCGCACTTCGCAAGCCAATGGCGCAGGCTTTCTCTATCAGCTTTATGTTGGCGATGGGCGACTTAAGTGCGATTGCTTTGTTTGGTAGCCACGATTTTAGAACTCTGCCTTTGTATCTATTTCAATTGTTAGGCAGTTATCAAATGGAAGCGGCTGCGGTGGTTTCAGTGAGTTTACTGTTATTGAGTGTGGGCATCTTTAGTCTGATTGAATTTTTGTTTACTCGAAGCTCAAAGCTAAAGAGTTAA
- a CDS encoding HPr family phosphocarrier protein, with protein sequence MEFTRTVLIQNRLGLHARAAVKLVELAQSFDAIITIHSEDDKIATADSVMGLLMLESAQGQHITIQAIGSDSQQALDAVCHLIEDKFDEGE encoded by the coding sequence ATGGAATTCACTCGAACTGTACTGATCCAAAACCGTTTGGGTCTTCACGCTAGAGCAGCAGTAAAGTTGGTTGAACTTGCACAAAGCTTTGATGCCATCATTACTATCCATAGCGAAGACGATAAGATCGCGACGGCAGACAGCGTTATGGGGCTATTGATGCTGGAATCAGCACAAGGGCAACACATCACAATTCAAGCCATAGGCAGCGACTCACAGCAAGCGCTTGATGCCGTCTGTCATCTCATTGAAGATAAGTTTGATGAGGGCGAATAA
- the ptsN gene encoding PTS IIA-like nitrogen regulatory protein PtsN — MQLSEVLSLDCTKSAVQCTSKKRALELISQIAAESCGQDSTELFECMLSREKMGSTGIGNGIAIPHARMSVSDKAIAVLLQCQAPIEFDAIDNRPVDLLFALLVPSEQCKEHLKTLSCMAERLNDKQTLKQLRNAQSDQELYDIMIQVPSGE, encoded by the coding sequence ATGCAATTAAGCGAAGTACTTTCATTGGACTGCACTAAAAGTGCTGTCCAATGCACGAGCAAAAAAAGAGCCCTTGAACTCATCAGCCAGATTGCAGCAGAAAGCTGCGGTCAAGATTCAACAGAACTGTTTGAGTGCATGTTGAGCCGTGAAAAAATGGGCAGTACTGGTATTGGTAATGGTATCGCTATTCCTCATGCTCGTATGAGTGTCAGTGATAAAGCGATCGCAGTGCTGCTGCAATGCCAAGCTCCAATCGAATTTGACGCTATTGACAACCGCCCTGTCGACCTATTATTTGCTCTTCTTGTCCCTAGCGAACAGTGTAAGGAACACCTAAAAACCCTTTCTTGCATGGCAGAACGCCTTAACGACAAGCAGACTCTTAAACAGTTGCGTAATGCTCAAAGTGATCAAGAGCTTTATGACATCATGATTCAAGTACCATCTGGCGAGTAA
- the rapZ gene encoding RNase adapter RapZ: MRLIVVSGQSGAGKSVALRVLEDLGYYCVDNLPVNLLNDFVKSVSEINQNVAVSIDIRNLPKEPQLVTDTLEQLKSATDIDVNVLFLDASKQTLLKRYSETRRIHPLSIGQEKLSLEQAIDLEKTLLAPLAEQASIVIDSSECNLYELSEKVRFKVEGKEKQELIIVFQSFGFKFGLPSDADYVFDVRFLPNPHWEPDLRPLTGLDAPIHSFLEKHPEVIELKQQIQGFVEQWLPMLEKNNRSYLTVAIGCTGGKHRSVYLTQKIGEYFEQLGHQVQIRHASLEKHQQG, translated from the coding sequence ATGCGACTAATCGTTGTAAGTGGCCAATCGGGGGCCGGTAAAAGTGTTGCGCTACGAGTCCTCGAAGACTTGGGGTATTACTGTGTCGATAACCTACCAGTAAATCTACTCAACGACTTCGTCAAATCCGTCAGTGAGATCAATCAAAACGTTGCCGTTAGTATTGATATTCGTAACCTACCGAAAGAGCCTCAATTAGTCACAGATACACTAGAACAACTAAAATCTGCCACTGATATTGACGTGAACGTTTTGTTCCTAGATGCGAGTAAGCAAACACTGCTCAAACGCTATAGCGAAACACGTAGAATTCACCCTCTATCTATTGGTCAAGAAAAGCTATCACTTGAGCAAGCTATCGATTTAGAGAAAACACTCTTGGCTCCCCTTGCAGAGCAAGCCAGCATTGTAATTGACAGCAGTGAATGCAACCTTTACGAATTGAGTGAAAAGGTTCGGTTTAAAGTGGAAGGCAAAGAGAAGCAAGAGCTGATTATTGTCTTTCAATCGTTCGGTTTTAAGTTTGGCTTACCAAGTGACGCTGACTATGTGTTTGATGTTCGCTTCTTGCCAAACCCTCACTGGGAACCAGACCTACGGCCATTAACCGGTCTTGATGCTCCGATTCACTCTTTTCTAGAAAAACACCCCGAAGTTATTGAACTCAAGCAACAGATCCAAGGCTTTGTTGAGCAGTGGTTACCAATGTTAGAGAAGAATAATCGTAGCTACCTAACGGTCGCGATTGGCTGTACTGGCGGTAAACACCGCTCGGTTTATCTGACACAAAAAATTGGTGAGTACTTCGAACAACTTGGTCATCAAGTACAAATCAGACACGCCTCCTTAGAGAAGCACCAACAGGGCTAA
- a CDS encoding RNA polymerase factor sigma-54, with translation MKPSLQLKLGQQLAMTPQLQQAIRLLQLSTLDLQQEIQEALESNPLLDVEEGNEDTPTSEEKPSSDEKETVEATEQDLPDSSDLIEKSEIGNELEIDTTWEDVYSANTGNTGIAIDDDMPVYQGETTQSLHDYLLWQLGLTPFTDTDRSIAFALIDAIDDYGYLTVSCEDILENFDNEEIELDEIEAVRKRIQQFDPLGVGSVNLQDCLLLQLATFPQDTPWLNEAKLVLTSHIDQLGNRDYKLVIKETKLKEAELREVMQLIQQLDPRPGSKITPDETEYVVPDVSVFKELGKWIVTINPDSVPKLKVNQQYAALGSKGNSADNQYIRSNLQEAKWLIKSLESRNETLLKVARCIVEHQRDFFEHGEESMKPMVLNDVALAVEMHESTISRVTTQKFMHTPRGIFELKYFFSSHVSTDNGGECSSTAIRALIKKLVAAENTAKPLSDSKIAALLADQGIQVARRTIAKYRESLGIAPSSQRKRLL, from the coding sequence ATGAAACCCTCATTACAACTTAAGCTAGGTCAACAGTTAGCAATGACCCCTCAATTGCAGCAAGCGATTCGTTTGTTGCAGTTGTCTACTTTAGATTTGCAACAAGAGATCCAAGAAGCACTTGAATCTAACCCACTACTCGATGTCGAAGAAGGCAATGAAGATACGCCGACATCGGAAGAAAAACCTAGCAGTGACGAGAAAGAAACAGTTGAAGCCACAGAGCAAGACTTACCTGATAGCTCAGATTTAATCGAAAAATCAGAGATTGGCAACGAACTCGAAATCGACACAACTTGGGAAGATGTCTACAGCGCAAATACGGGTAACACTGGCATTGCGATTGATGATGACATGCCTGTTTACCAAGGCGAAACCACACAAAGCCTGCACGATTACCTACTTTGGCAACTCGGCTTAACCCCCTTCACTGACACTGACCGAAGTATCGCCTTCGCGCTGATCGATGCCATTGATGATTATGGCTACCTCACTGTTTCTTGTGAAGATATCCTTGAAAACTTTGATAACGAAGAGATCGAGCTTGATGAGATCGAAGCCGTTCGCAAACGAATTCAGCAATTTGACCCATTAGGCGTTGGTTCCGTGAACCTGCAAGATTGCTTGTTACTGCAACTCGCGACCTTCCCTCAAGATACCCCTTGGCTTAATGAAGCTAAGTTAGTACTTACTAGCCATATCGATCAACTAGGTAATCGTGACTATAAACTTGTCATAAAAGAAACCAAGTTGAAGGAAGCAGAACTGCGTGAGGTTATGCAACTAATTCAGCAGTTGGACCCTCGCCCTGGCAGCAAAATTACACCGGATGAAACTGAATATGTGGTTCCTGATGTTTCAGTTTTCAAAGAGCTCGGTAAATGGATAGTCACCATAAACCCTGATAGCGTGCCTAAGCTTAAGGTAAATCAGCAATACGCAGCTCTTGGTAGCAAAGGCAACAGCGCCGACAATCAGTACATTCGATCGAATTTGCAAGAAGCAAAGTGGCTAATTAAAAGCCTAGAAAGCCGAAATGAGACGTTACTCAAAGTTGCGAGATGCATTGTTGAACATCAGCGCGATTTCTTCGAACATGGCGAAGAATCAATGAAGCCAATGGTCCTAAACGATGTTGCATTAGCTGTTGAGATGCATGAATCCACAATATCCCGTGTGACGACTCAAAAGTTCATGCATACACCACGCGGCATCTTTGAGCTCAAATACTTTTTCTCGAGCCATGTTAGCACCGACAATGGTGGTGAATGTTCATCTACAGCAATTCGCGCGCTCATTAAGAAGCTGGTCGCGGCGGAAAATACCGCGAAACCTCTCAGTGATAGTAAAATTGCTGCTTTGCTGGCTGACCAAGGAATTCAGGTAGCTCGACGTACCATAGCGAAATACCGTGAATCTCTGGGTATTGCCCCATCAAGTCAGCGTAAACGCCTGCTGTAA